One segment of Vicugna pacos unplaced genomic scaffold, VicPac4 scaffold_20, whole genome shotgun sequence DNA contains the following:
- the LOC140694151 gene encoding N-acetylated-alpha-linked acidic dipeptidase 2-like isoform X1: MHVNNDYKLETEKNCHFYQLGCRKIWTSGFHKWAEALCPVTLSSYMFKLCHNGNSAAESAVIYPMWSSAEENVKTLQKREVAYINADSYIEGNYTLRVDCTPLLFQLVYKLTKEWKNQTSFIWRNAIGC; encoded by the exons ATGcatgttaacaatgattacaagctggagactgagaagaactgccatttttaccagctgggatgcagaaaaatttggacttctgggttccacaaatgggctgag gctctctgtccagtaactctaagttcttacatgttcaag ctctgtcataatggaaactctgccgcagaatcagctgttatctatcccatgtggtcaagtgcagag gagaatgtgaaaacactccagaagagagaggttgcatatatcaatgcagactcatacatagaag gcaattatacactcagagttgactgtacaccccttcttttccagttggtatataaactgacaaaagag tggaagaatcagacatcattcatctggagaaatgctattggttgctga
- the LOC140694151 gene encoding N-acetylated-alpha-linked acidic dipeptidase 2-like isoform X2, whose protein sequence is MHVNNDYKLETEKNCHFYQLGCRKIWTSGFHKWAELCHNGNSAAESAVIYPMWSSAEENVKTLQKREVAYINADSYIEGNYTLRVDCTPLLFQLVYKLTKEWKNQTSFIWRNAIGC, encoded by the exons ATGcatgttaacaatgattacaagctggagactgagaagaactgccatttttaccagctgggatgcagaaaaatttggacttctgggttccacaaatgggctgag ctctgtcataatggaaactctgccgcagaatcagctgttatctatcccatgtggtcaagtgcagag gagaatgtgaaaacactccagaagagagaggttgcatatatcaatgcagactcatacatagaag gcaattatacactcagagttgactgtacaccccttcttttccagttggtatataaactgacaaaagag tggaagaatcagacatcattcatctggagaaatgctattggttgctga
- the LOC140694151 gene encoding putative N-acetylated-alpha-linked acidic dipeptidase isoform X3, translating into MYLRLCHNGNSAAESAVIYPMWSSAEENVKTLQKREVAYINADSYIEGNYTLRVDCTPLLFQLVYKLTKEWKNQTSFIWRNAIGC; encoded by the exons atgtatctcagg ctctgtcataatggaaactctgccgcagaatcagctgttatctatcccatgtggtcaagtgcagag gagaatgtgaaaacactccagaagagagaggttgcatatatcaatgcagactcatacatagaag gcaattatacactcagagttgactgtacaccccttcttttccagttggtatataaactgacaaaagag tggaagaatcagacatcattcatctggagaaatgctattggttgctga